In Paludibaculum fermentans, the genomic stretch GGTTCATGCGCCAAAGCACGAGATAAGGGCCGCCGGCCGCGCCGAACTCGCTCACGGCCTGGCGCAGGTTGGTCTCGAATTCGGAAGATTCGAAGGGGAAAGGCCGGCCGCGATCGCCGCGCGGCGGGCGGTCGTCCGGGGGCCTGGCCTCGGGCGGACGGGGCCGGAACAGTCCATCCAACTGCTGGCCCAGATCCTGGTCGATGGAGCGCATCTGGTTGTCGTGGGCGACTTTGTAGGCGGCGACGCCAAAGCCCGTCAGGACTGCGGCGAGGATGACGCCATGCCACGCCTGCAGACGCCAGCGGATGGAGTTGAAGATCATGGTTGGGCGCCGATGGAGTAGCCATGGCCGCGGCGGGTGGTGATGAAGTCGTGGCCCAGTTTTTTGCGGACGTTGGAGACATGGACGTCGAGCAGGTTGGAGAGGGTCGTGTCGTTCTCGTCGAAGAGATGCTCGTAGAGCATGGTGCGGGTGACGACGGATCCCTGGTGGAGCGCGAGGTATTCGACCAGCGAGTATTCGCGGGCAGTGAGGACGACTTCCTGGCCCTGCTTGGTCACCGTGCGGGCCGCCATGTCGATGGCCACGTCGCCGAGTTCCAGGATGGGTTGCGACTGGCTGGCGGCGCGGCGGATGAGGGCGCGCAGGCGGGCCAGCAGTTCGTCGAGGTCGAAGGGCTTGACGAGATAGTCGTCGGCGCCGGAATCGAGGCCGCGGACGCGGTCGCGTACGGCATCGCGCGCGGTGAGCATGAGTACTGGGGTCTTCTTGGTGAGACGCAGCCGCCGCAGCAGTTCCCAGCCGTCCATGCCGGGTAGCATGACATCCAGCATCAGGGCGTCGTAGTCGTTGTTTTCCGCCTTGAACAGACCCTCGATGCCGTCGGCCGCGCCATCGGCGGCGTAGCCTTCGTCCCGCACCGCGCGGAGCAGGCTCATGAGCAGGTCAGGTTCATCTTCCACGATGAGGACGCGCATTGAAGTCCAAGTCCGCACTCTAGCAGACCGAACCCTAAGAGAACATGAAGAACGTTAAGTTTTCAATTTGTTGCGGGCGGGCGGCACTTCACTTTCTCTTAAGGTCGGTTCCGTTACAGTGGCCTTACAAACGCCATGAGTCACGAACGAAATCCGAAGCGCAACGCCAGCTTGAAAAGGCTAGGGGCCGCCGCCGCAGTGCTGGGCCTGGCCGGCCTGGCCGTTGCGGCGACCCCCGCGAAACCGGCAGATGTTTTCCAGAATGCCAGGATCTGGACCATCCATTTGAAGTTCACGGCGGACCAGTGGGCTGCGATTGAACCCAAGGGCGGCGGAGGGTTTCCCGGCGGGCCGGGCGGACCTGGAGGTCCTGGTGGACCGGGAGGACCGGGCGGCCCTGGCGGCTTTGGTCCCGCGATGATCGTTGCGCCGGCATTCATGAAGGCCGATGCCAATAAGGACGGGAAGCTCAGCGCGGCGGAGTTCAATGGACTCGGCAATGCCTGGTTCACTGCCTGGGACAAGCAGAAGTCCGGCAAATTGACGACAGAGCAGTTGCGGGCGGGTTTGAACACGCTGGTCAGCATGCCTGGACCGGGCGGGCCGGGCGGCTTTGGCGGGCCCGGTGGACCGGGCGGCGAGGGTCCGGGGATGGCTCCGCGCAATGGCTCCAGCAAGCGCAACGGCATCTCGGCGATGTCGGGGATCGACTTCCAATATGTACACGCCGATCTGGATTTCGACGGCGCGCAGTTTCGCGATGTGGCGGTGCGCTACAAGGGCAACAACTCGTATATGGAGTCGCGCAACTCCATCAAGAAGTCGCTGAAGATCGACCTGAATAAATACGTCAAAGGGCAGAAGCTGGCCGGCCTCACCAAGATCAATCTGCACAACAATGTCACCGATGCGAGCTGGATGAACGAGCCGCTGTCTTACGGGCTGTTCCGCGATGCGGGTGTGCCCTCGCCGCGGACGTCGTATGCCCGCGTCTTCGTGACCGTGCCGGGCAAGTATGACCGCAAGTACTTCGGGCTGTACTCCGTGGTGGAAGACATCGACAAGCACTTCGCCGAGGAGCGGTTCGGCACCCGGGACGGAGCAATCTTCAAGCCGGTGGGCCAGAACCTGTTCACCGATATGGGTGACGACTGGTCCAGGTACGAGCGGATGTATGACCCGAAGGAAGACCTCACGGAGGCGCAGAAGAAGCGGGTGATTGAGTTTGCGCGGTTTGTGAGCTCGGCCAGCGATGGTGCTTTTGCCTCGGGCCTGAAGAACTACCTGGATCTGGACGAGTTTGCGCGGTTTATGGCGGCGACGGTGTGGCTCTCCAACATGGACAGCCTGCTGTCGATGGGGCAGAACTACTATGTCTACCTGCATCCACAGTCGAACAAGTTCCAGTTCCTGCCCTGGGATCTGGACCACTCGTTCGGGCAGTTCCCGATGGGCGGTGGCACGGAATTGAGCATCCAGCGGCCGTGGCAGGGCCAGAACCGGTTCCTGGAGCGCGTGTTCCAGGTGGACGAATTCAAGAAACTGTACCTGGCCAAGCTGGCGGAGATGAACAAGACGGTTGGCGACCCGGCGCGCATCTCGAAGCAGGTGGATGAGACGGCGGCGTTGATCCGGCCGGCGGTCAAAGAGGAGTCGGCCGAGAAGCTGGCGCGGTTTGAGAAGGCGGTTTCGGGCCAGCAGGTGGAGCCGTCTGGGTTTCCCGGCGGCGAGATGGTTCCGGGCGGCCCGGGTGACGGGCCGGGAGGAGGTCCGGGCGGCAGGATGGGGCCGCGAATGGGCGGCATGAAGCCGATCAAGGGATTCGTTGGGCCGCGGTCGCAATCCGTGGCGGCTCAACTGGCCGGGAAATCGCAGGGCCAGGCCACTAACGGCAACGGACCGGGTGGACGCGGCGGGTTTGGTGGACCGGGTGGTCCTGGCGGCATGGGACCCGGAATGATGCTGGCGCCCGCCTTCCAGCAGGCCATGGGCGCAGCCCAGAACGCGCCCATCACGCGCGAGCAGTTCACGCGCGCTTTCACCAAGTGGTTCGAGAGCTGGGGCGGAGCGAAGACCGGCTATCTGACAGAGGAGCAGTTGCGGTCGGGCATCAACCGGGATCTGGCTCCGCGCGGCATGCCTGGGGGCTTTGGACCTCCCGGCGGCCGTCCGCCCATGCAGCAGTAGCGGTTACAGGAGTTATCCATGGAAACCATGCAGTCCCCTTCCATCGATCCGGGGCAGTTCCGCAGGTTTGCCTCCGAGATCAAGTTCGTGATTGGACGGCCGCTGGCCGAGGAGGTGCGCTCCTGGGCGCGGCGCAACCTGATGGCCGACCCGCACGGCTGTGGAGCCGATCAGGATGCTTACACCATCACGACGCTGTACCTGGATACTGAGGAGTTCGATGTACTGAGCCGAACGGGTTCCTTTGCACGGGGAAAGTACAGGATCCGGCGGTATGGTTCCGGCCGCACCGTGTTTCTCGAGAGAAAGATGAAGAGCCGCGGGCTCGTGTGCAAGAAACGCTCGCAGATCGAGATGGCGGAAATGTCCAGGCTGGTGGAGCCCGAGGCCGAGCGAGGCTGGGACGGCTACTGGTTCCACCGGCGGATTCTGGCCCGCGGCCTCCGGCCGGTCTGCCAGATCGCTTACTCCCGCACGGCGCGCATGGGGATGACGGAAACCGGACCGATCCGCCTGACCCTGGACGATGCCGTGCGGGCCTTGCCGGCGCACGGGTTCGCATTCGATTCGCGCCGCCAGGCCGTGCCGCTTTCCGAGGACCGTGTTGTTTTGGAGCTGAAGTACCGCGGTGAGGTCCCGGAGCTGTTCCAGCGTTTCATGGCGGACTTTTCGCTGAACCCGCGGAACTCCTCGAAGTATCGCTCGGCCGGCAAGGCATTGAGCCTGGGGCATTTCGCCGCCCAGGTGGAGGAGGAGGCCATCGGCTTCACGGCCGGAGGTGCGCAATGCCTGACTTTCTGATCGGGCCGTTCGCCAACGGTCCGCACGTCGAGCCCTTTGACGTTTTCATCCGGTTGCTCTCGGCCTTGTTCTTCGGCGCAGTGATCGGCGGCATCTACAAGTTCACCCGCCGGGAACTTCATACCGGGTTGCAGTTTCCCACGACCCTGCTGCTGCTGTGCGTGCTGATCGCGATGGTGACGCAGGTGATTGGCGACAGTGTCGCGCGGGCGTTCAGCCTGGTGGGCGCGCTGTCGATTGTCCGGTTTCGCACGGTGGTGCGCGATACGCAGGATACGGCGTATGTGATCTTCGCGGTAATTGTCGGCATGGCTGTGGGGGCAAAGAGCCTCTGGGTGGCTTCGATCGGCCTGGGTGTGATGGCGCTGGCGGAAGGACTGCTGCTACTGAGGGCCAAGGCGATCACCAGTCCGGAACCGGAGTACATCCTGAAGGTTCGCACCGGCCTGGATTGCGATCTGGACGGAATCGTGAGCTCTGCCATCGGCAGCCTGCTCAGCGAGCAGGAGCTGGTTTCGATGGGCACGGGGAAACAGGGTGCGTCGCTCGACGGCGCCTATCGCGTTCGGCCGCTCGCCGGGCAAACGCCGCCCAATCTGATCAAGACATTACAGGCGGTGGAGGGGGTCTTGAGCGTTCAGATGCTGCGCCGCGGCTTTGATCTCGACTAGCGGGTGGTCTCAGCGGTGTCTGTCGCCTGGCGTGGCCTGGCGATGAGGGGGAGCCGGACCTGGAAAGTGGTTCCAGCGGCTGGCGCGGATTGGAACGAAACCTCGCCGCCCAGATACTCCTCAGTGAGCAGGCGAACGCTGTAAGTGCCCAGGCCGCGGCTGTGGCCTTTTGTGGAATAGGACCGCTGGAAGACGCGAGCCGCCACAGCGGGTTTCATGGCGCCTTCATTGTGAACGAAGAAGCAGACTTCCTCGCGGTCCCGGTGGCAGCCGGTGACGACCGTTTGGCCGGGCTCGGAGGATTCGATCGCATTCTTCAGCAGGTTGACCAGGATCCGGCCGAGCAGCGCCGGGTCCGATTCAAAGTCGACGGATTGGGAACCCAGTTCAATCTCCAGTCGCGCATCTTCGTCCAGCCAGAAAGCCGCGCCGGTTCTTACGGCGTCGCGCAGGACATCCAGGCTGTTCAATTGGACCGGGTCGACGGCCAATTCTCCTGATTCGGCGGCGAGCAGGACGCGCTGGCTCTTGATCTCTTCCACCAGGCCGCGTACGGCGACTCCCAACATGGATGTGAGATCTTCCCGGTCTGTGGACGAGATGGATTCATCCACCAGGGCGTCGGCGACCCCTTCCACGGCGAAAGCGCGGTTCATGATGTCGTGAAAGAAGGTTCTTTCGAGAGCGCGGCGGCGGCTTTCCCGGCTGATGTCCGTCATGGAGTAGCAGACCCAGCCTGGTCCGGCTTCGGGGATTGGGGTGACCCGCACCTGGTAATCGGTGCCCGCCGCACTGGCGGTGAGGCTGCCTTCGATCAAGCACCGGCCTGCCGTGGCGTGCCCCTCCTGGCCCTTCACCAAAGCTTGGGCCAAGTCGCAAAACTGGCAGTTTTCCGTGGTGCCGCAACCGCCGGGCCTCTCGGCAACATTGACGCAGTGCAGCAAGTCGCCGGGTCTCAACCCGATGGCTTCGTCCTGGCTAGAGAGACCGGCGAGGCGCCAACAGGCCTCGTTGCAGTAGACAATCTGGCGTTCGGGGTTCAGGATCGCGAGCGGCTCACTTGTCGTGTTTACGAGTTTCAGCAGCACTTCCGGCCGAAGAGCGATTTTGAGTTGTTCCCTCACGGCGGAGCGGGGCAGGCGGGCTGAAGGCAGATAGTGAGTGTCATCGGTCATGGGCGGGCAAGCTCACCATACTCAATCGTACAGGCAGAAGTAAGTCTGAGGAGAACACTGGATCATGAAGATTTGATAATACAAAAAAGACTTGCGGAGCTTTATGTCCGTAATGCATACTTGGATTAACATAAGTCGTCATCGACTTAATTGCATCCCCGCAAGGAGGCCCAGCTCCTTGCAAGCCCCTCTGACAGAGGCCGTGCGGTCCCCAGCCACACGGCCTCTACGCTTTTCAGGGCGCCTTTCTCCTCCCGCTTCCCCACACTAGGTTGGCCTGCCTCACGCCGGGACGACGGCGCGGGTTGGGGCTATCCCCACATTAAGATATTGAGATGCGAAATATAACCCAGTTGGTTTATGCACCTGTTAAGATTCACCCACCCCTGCCCCACTCTCCCGGGTGCAAACCAACAAGGTTCGCCGTAAGTGCTTGATTTGTGGTGTTGCCGACTTTGGCACGCGATGTGCAGTATACAAAGACAATTAAAGTCGTCATCGACTATAAACATCCCGTGAGGGGACCCAGCCCCTCACAAGCCCCTCTGAAGAAGGCTCTGCGGCTCCCCGCCACAGGGCCTTCCCTCCTTTTGGGGCCCCTTTTTTCCCCTCGTCACGCTACACTCCATAACTGGGAGAATTTTGCTCGATGAAAGTTCTGGTGACTGGCGCGACCGGCTATATCGGCTCCGCTGTTTGCGAAGCCCTGAAGGCAGCAGGGCACCAGCCCCAGGGGTTGGCGCGGTCAGAAGAAAAGGCCCATCTTCTGGAGTCGAAGGGCTTTGTGTCGCGGCGCGGCGATCTCGCTGATCTGAACAGCTTGCGCGCGGCCGTTGCCGATGTGGACGCCGTCATTCACGCTGCCGATGCCGAAGGCCCCACGATGGGCGCCATCGCGAAGGCGGCTGTGGAGACCATGCTCTCTGCCCTGGCGGGCTCCAAGCGGCCCTTCCTCTATACCAGCGGGGTCTGGGTGGTGGGGGACACGGATGGGCGGATGGTTGGAGAGGTCTGCGCGCTGCATCCTCCGGAACTGGTGGCCTGGCGCCCGGCGGTGGAGGAGATGGTGCTGGCGTCGAAGAGTTCAGGTGTGCGTCCCGTCGTATTGCGGCCGGGTGTGGTGTACGGCCGGGGCGGTGGTATCGTGGCCAGTCTATTCGCGGATGCCCGGGCCCATGGCGCGGTCCGGATCATCGGGAAGGGCGCCAACTGCTGGTCGAGTGTCCATATCGACGACTTGGCCGATCTTTACGTGCGCGCCGTGGCGGAGCCTGCTTCCGGAGAGGTGTTTTTCGCCTGCGGCGGCATGCCGCAACCTGTGGAGAAGATTGGCCGGGCCGTGGCGAAGGCCTGCGGAATCGAGGGCAAGATTGAGTCGATCCCGCTGGAGGCTGCGCGCCGGCACATCGGGCTGGTGGCCGACTGCCTGGCCATGGATTGCCGGGCCGGCAGCACCAAAGCGGCGCGCTTCTTTGGTTGGACCGTCACCAAACCATTGATCTTCGACGAGATTCTCTCGGGTTCCTACTTGAGCTGAAGTTTGCGTCCGCGATCCAGGGCGTGGGCTCCGCCGTTTTCGATCACGACGCAGGCGCGACGCGCTGTAAAGGCGGTAGACAAGCCGACATCGGCCAGGATCAGCTTGCCGCCCAGGCGGCTTACCACCCCATTTGCAGTGGGGGTATGGCCCACGATGATGCGCTGCACCTGATGTTTCGCGAGCAATGCTTCGACATGTGGGGCGAGTTCGGACTCCGAGTCGGTGGAAAAGCCGCGCCACCACAGCGGGCCCTGGGTGTCCTTGCAGAGAGACTCGTCGTCCAACCTCTCGCCTGTCTGGAGTTCCTCGATCGCGCGCGAATTCAGACGTGTTTCGGACCACTCAGCGTACTTAGGCGAGATGCCTGCGTGGACAAAGAGCGTCCCGCCCAGCCGCAAGGTGGCACGCTGGGTGAGAATCCACTTGCCATAGGCGCCTTTGGGTGAAAAGGCGCGGGCCAGTTCGGCTTGTCCCAACGGGTGCTCTTTCTCCCATTTGGTGCGGTACCCCAGAGACAGATCGCTGCGGTCGCCCAGGCTGGATGAGCCGGCAAGCTTGGCCAAGTCCCGTTCAAACAGCCGGTCCCGCTCGCGGTCGCTCTTTGAGGTGGCCAGGCTCTGGAACTCGGCGGCGGCAACGTAGCGGAAGTCGCCGTACATGCGCATGGCCTCGTGGTTGCCGATGAGGCAGTGAACGGCTCCACCGGCACGGGCGGCCTGCTTCCTCAGGACGGTCAGGAAGTCGATGACCTCACGGGACTTGCTGCCGCGGTCCACCACATCCCCGAGCTGGACTAGCGTGGCCGCGCCCCCAGACCAGGCCGCGGCATCGTCCACCAGGCCGGCCATGGAGAGCACGTCGACGAAGCGGTCGAGGTCGCCATGAACGTCGCCGACGGCCACCAGCCGCGCGGGCGAAGGTATCTGGACGGCGGCGGCCAGTCTTATGAAGTCACGGCGTCTCATGGGTTCTTTTCGAGGTACTCATAATAGACGCCGGCTTCGCCCTTTTGGACGGCGAGCTCCTCAAAATGGCGGACGATCAAGTCGCGGCGGGCCATCATCGAATCGATCTGCTGCGGCGTCAGCCAGGGTGAGAGCCGCGACCGGACTTCGGCCGGGTCCAGTTTGCGCAGCCTTTCGAGCAGTGCCCGGTCGCAGCGGACCAATTCTTCCTCGTTCATGAGGTCGATCCGGACCCGGAAGGCCCGGGTATGGTCGATCATCCAAAGCTTCCAGCTCTTGTCGATGACGATGTTGCCTGTATTGCGATCCACGTTATAGATCAGCTGGTCGAACACCTTCATGATGTAGACCTGATCGTTCCAGATTGTCCCGCTGGGCGGGCGGATCCCTTTGGCCTGGCGTACTCGCTCAGTCATCCACTCGTCGTCGACCCACCAGGTATAGGAGGCGGGTTGCTTGCGGTACTCCCGGGCAACCGTGATGGGAATGCGTTCCAGTCCGAGCATCTGGTTCAGCTCGAAGGCCGCGAGGTTGTGCCGGTAACTGTCTGAAAAGCCGCGCTCGAAGTTGAGCGAGCTGGCGATGACGCCGGACTCATTGACGGTCTGGATATGGGCGTCGTGGGTGCGGCCGTTCCTGCGCAGGGTGGCGCGATGCGAGCTGGTGACGCCCTCTTTCAGGATCTTGATGGCGATTACGGGGGCCTGGCGCAGGAAGTCCGACTTCTCCGCGTCGGTCCACGGCGGAGATTGAGGCTCGGCGAGGGCCGGCAGAGCGGCCCAGGCCAGCGAGACCAGGCAGAGCGAGCGGAGTGAAATCATCTCCTCAAGCCCTTAGATGCCTACCAATTGAGAGCGAGACGCACGAAAGTACGGACCGGAGTGCCGGTAGGGCCCTTGGCCAGGAACGGCTTGCCTTCGTCGAGCCAGGCGACGCCGGCGATGTCCAGGTGGACCCACGGCTTGCTCTCGACGAACTCTTCCAGGAACTTGGCCGCGGTGATGGAGCCGCCCCAGCGTCCGCCGATGTTGCCGATGTCGGCGAAGGCGGACTTGAGGTACTCTTTGTAGTCTTCGTCCATCGGGAAAGGCCACATCCGCTCGCCTTCCGCTTTGCTGGCATTCAGCACCTTGTTCTGAAGCTCCTCGTTATTGGAGAAGACCCCGGAATAGAGATGGCCGAGCGCAACAGCGATGGCTCCGGTCAAGGTGGCGGCGTTCACCAGGTGGGTGCAACCATGGCGGGCGGCATAGGTGAGGGCGTCGGCCAGGATCAGGCGGCCTTCAGCGTCGGTATTGAGGACTTCCACCGTCTTCCCCTGGTAGGTGGTGACGATGTCGCCCGGACGCTGGGCTTTGGAGCCCGGCATGTTTTCGACGCAGGGCGCGATGGCGGTGACGGGGATGGCGGGTTTCAACTGGGCGATGGCGCGCATGGCGCCGAAGACGGCCGCCGCACCGCCCATGTCGTACTTCATCTTCTCCATGCCGTCGGACGGTTTGATGGAGATGCCGCCGGTGTCGAAGGTGACGCCCTTGCCGACGATGGCGAGGTGGTCTTCCGTTTTGGGCGGTTCCGGGGGCGTGTAGCGGAGGATGACGAAGGCGGGCGGTTCAGCCGAACCCATGGACACACCCAGCAGCGCACCCATGCCGAGCTGGCGCATCTGGGCTTCGTCCAGGATCTCGCACCCCAACCCGAACTCTTCGGCCATGGTCTTGGCTTCGGCCGCCAACTTCAGCGGGGTGAGCAGGTTGCCGGGCTGGTTGACGAGCGTGCGGGCGAAGTTCTGGGCCTCGCCGATGGCGCGTCCGCTACGCAGGGCGTTCACCAGCTCTACCGTTTCGTCCGGTACGGAGATGCGGAACTGCTCGATCTTCTTGTCCGCGTTCTTCTTGTCGGTTTTGAGCTGATCGGGTTCGAAGTCGCCCAGGATGGCGCCTTCGACGAGCGCTTCGAGCAGGGCCGGGCTGAGGGTATCCCCGCTCAGCGCGATGGCGATGTTCTTGATTCCCTTGGGTTTCAGCGAGCGGACGGCGAGACCGCCCAACTTGCGCATGTCATTGGGGCCGAACTTCGCCTTGTCACCGCCACCGAGTAGGACGAGGCGGCTGGCGCGCACGGGACCGGGCCGGTGGATGATGGCGGTTTCCAGCGCCTTGCCGGTAAACTCGCCACGGTCATAGAGTTCGGAGACGAGGCCTTCCGCGAGGTCGTTGCCGGCCCGTTCGCCGGTAAAGCTGATCACCAGAAGCGCGTCGGCCTCAATGGCGGCGGCAGGAGTACGGCTGAGTATCAATTCCATGGCTGGACTAAAAGCTCCTCGAATTCTTCAGGTTCATGGCCTTCTTGGCTTCCATCTCCTGGTCACGGGTCTGCTCGGCTTCGCGTTTGTCGTGCAGTTTCTTGCCTTTGCAGACTCCGAGCTCACACTTGAGCAGGCCGTCCTTGAGATAGAGCTTGAGCGGGATGATGGCCAGGCCTTTTTCCCGCACCTTGGCAAACAGTTTCAGGATTTCCTGCTTGTGGAGCAACAGCTTACGCTTCTTGGTGGGATCGTGGTTCCAGATGTTGCCGTGGGAGTAGGGGCTGAAATGGGCATTGAGGATCCACGCCTCACCCCCGACGATGTCGGCGTAGCTGTCGCGGAGTTGAACTTTCCCTTCGCGCGCCGATTTGATCTCTGTCCCCGTGAGCACCAGGCCAGCCTCGAGCTTCTCCAGAACGAAGAAGTCGTGGTAGGCCTTGCGGTTCTCGGAGACGAGTTTGATGCCAGTTTTGTCCGCGGCCATTAGATTCGCCTCCACGCGCGGGCGGTCTGAAACGTCAATCAGTTGAGAAGAAGTGCCAGGAACGCGTAGCGCCTTTTCCTTGAGTTTAGCATGGCGCGGCGAGGTGGCCGATGGAGCAACATTGGGTCTAACATGCGGAAGATGAATCGTTTAGCGGTCCTTGCGGCCGCCTGCGGGCTGGTTTTCCTGGCCATCACCGTGCCGCTGGCGATTGCCGGCAACAGGAAAGGCGACAGCCTTTTGGAGCAGGGCCGAGCGGCTGAAACGGCGCGGGAGTATGACAAGGCGCTCGAGCTTTACGAAAAAGCGGTGGCTGCCGACCCACGGGACACGGGCTACATCCTGGCCCTGCGACGGGTCCGGTTTGCCGCCGGCCAGGCGCACGTCGACGCCGGACAGAAGATGCGCAAGGAAGGGAAGCTGCAGGAAGCCCTGTCGGAGTTCCAGCGGGCCTTCGCCATCGATCCGGCTTCGACCATCGCGGAGCAGGAGTTGCGCCGGACGAATGCCATGATCGAGCGGGAGAAGGCGAAGAAAGAGGATCCCAACTCAGCCGCCGTTACTCCGGGCAACGAAGCAGGCATGACGCCCGCTGAGACGGCGCGCAAGGATGCGGAGCAGCGCGCGTCCCGCATTCTGCCAGTTCCTGAACTGAAACCGATTTCGCAGGAACTGCTGGGTCTCAAGATGTCGAATCAGGGGACGAAGGTGCTGTATGAGACCCTGGGCAAGGTCGCAGGCATTAATGTCCTGTTTGATTCCGAGTTCCAGGACCAGCAGAAGAAGTTCTCGGTGGACCTCTCGAATACTACACTCGACGAAGCCCTCGACTACCTGGCCCTGCTGACCAAGACCTTTGTGAAGCCGCTCTCGGGCAACACGATCTTCGTCACCCAGGACAATGTCACGAAACGCCGTGACTATGAAGAGCAGGTGACTCGAATCTTCTATCTGCAAAACCTGACTTCGCCGCAGGAATTGCAGGAAGTGATGACCGGCATGCGCACGGTGACGGATGTGCGCAAGGTGTTCCCGGTGAACTCGCAATCGGCGATTGTGGTGCGCGGCACGGCGGATCAGGTCGCGCTGGCGGAAAAGGTCCTGCTGGACCTGGACAAGGCGAAGCCCGAAGTAGTGGTGGATGTCATCGTCATGGAGTCGAACAAAGACAGGACGCGGGACATTGGCATGTCACTGGTTTCCGGCGGCAAGAATGGATTCTCTTCCACGATCACTCCGACGCCCGGCGGTTCGAGTTCGAGT encodes the following:
- a CDS encoding response regulator transcription factor, whose protein sequence is MRVLIVEDEPDLLMSLLRAVRDEGYAADGAADGIEGLFKAENNDYDALMLDVMLPGMDGWELLRRLRLTKKTPVLMLTARDAVRDRVRGLDSGADDYLVKPFDLDELLARLRALIRRAASQSQPILELGDVAIDMAARTVTKQGQEVVLTAREYSLVEYLALHQGSVVTRTMLYEHLFDENDTTLSNLLDVHVSNVRKKLGHDFITTRRGHGYSIGAQP
- the smpB gene encoding SsrA-binding protein SmpB, with product MAADKTGIKLVSENRKAYHDFFVLEKLEAGLVLTGTEIKSAREGKVQLRDSYADIVGGEAWILNAHFSPYSHGNIWNHDPTKKRKLLLHKQEILKLFAKVREKGLAIIPLKLYLKDGLLKCELGVCKGKKLHDKREAEQTRDQEMEAKKAMNLKNSRSF
- a CDS encoding metallophosphoesterase; the protein is MRRRDFIRLAAAVQIPSPARLVAVGDVHGDLDRFVDVLSMAGLVDDAAAWSGGAATLVQLGDVVDRGSKSREVIDFLTVLRKQAARAGGAVHCLIGNHEAMRMYGDFRYVAAAEFQSLATSKSDRERDRLFERDLAKLAGSSSLGDRSDLSLGYRTKWEKEHPLGQAELARAFSPKGAYGKWILTQRATLRLGGTLFVHAGISPKYAEWSETRLNSRAIEELQTGERLDDESLCKDTQGPLWWRGFSTDSESELAPHVEALLAKHQVQRIIVGHTPTANGVVSRLGGKLILADVGLSTAFTARRACVVIENGGAHALDRGRKLQLK
- a CDS encoding DUF4956 domain-containing protein, whose translation is MPDFLIGPFANGPHVEPFDVFIRLLSALFFGAVIGGIYKFTRRELHTGLQFPTTLLLLCVLIAMVTQVIGDSVARAFSLVGALSIVRFRTVVRDTQDTAYVIFAVIVGMAVGAKSLWVASIGLGVMALAEGLLLLRAKAITSPEPEYILKVRTGLDCDLDGIVSSAIGSLLSEQELVSMGTGKQGASLDGAYRVRPLAGQTPPNLIKTLQAVEGVLSVQMLRRGFDLD
- a CDS encoding CotH kinase family protein; the protein is MSHERNPKRNASLKRLGAAAAVLGLAGLAVAATPAKPADVFQNARIWTIHLKFTADQWAAIEPKGGGGFPGGPGGPGGPGGPGGPGGPGGFGPAMIVAPAFMKADANKDGKLSAAEFNGLGNAWFTAWDKQKSGKLTTEQLRAGLNTLVSMPGPGGPGGFGGPGGPGGEGPGMAPRNGSSKRNGISAMSGIDFQYVHADLDFDGAQFRDVAVRYKGNNSYMESRNSIKKSLKIDLNKYVKGQKLAGLTKINLHNNVTDASWMNEPLSYGLFRDAGVPSPRTSYARVFVTVPGKYDRKYFGLYSVVEDIDKHFAEERFGTRDGAIFKPVGQNLFTDMGDDWSRYERMYDPKEDLTEAQKKRVIEFARFVSSASDGAFASGLKNYLDLDEFARFMAATVWLSNMDSLLSMGQNYYVYLHPQSNKFQFLPWDLDHSFGQFPMGGGTELSIQRPWQGQNRFLERVFQVDEFKKLYLAKLAEMNKTVGDPARISKQVDETAALIRPAVKEESAEKLARFEKAVSGQQVEPSGFPGGEMVPGGPGDGPGGGPGGRMGPRMGGMKPIKGFVGPRSQSVAAQLAGKSQGQATNGNGPGGRGGFGGPGGPGGMGPGMMLAPAFQQAMGAAQNAPITREQFTRAFTKWFESWGGAKTGYLTEEQLRSGINRDLAPRGMPGGFGPPGGRPPMQQ
- a CDS encoding leucyl aminopeptidase; its protein translation is MELILSRTPAAAIEADALLVISFTGERAGNDLAEGLVSELYDRGEFTGKALETAIIHRPGPVRASRLVLLGGGDKAKFGPNDMRKLGGLAVRSLKPKGIKNIAIALSGDTLSPALLEALVEGAILGDFEPDQLKTDKKNADKKIEQFRISVPDETVELVNALRSGRAIGEAQNFARTLVNQPGNLLTPLKLAAEAKTMAEEFGLGCEILDEAQMRQLGMGALLGVSMGSAEPPAFVILRYTPPEPPKTEDHLAIVGKGVTFDTGGISIKPSDGMEKMKYDMGGAAAVFGAMRAIAQLKPAIPVTAIAPCVENMPGSKAQRPGDIVTTYQGKTVEVLNTDAEGRLILADALTYAARHGCTHLVNAATLTGAIAVALGHLYSGVFSNNEELQNKVLNASKAEGERMWPFPMDEDYKEYLKSAFADIGNIGGRWGGSITAAKFLEEFVESKPWVHLDIAGVAWLDEGKPFLAKGPTGTPVRTFVRLALNW
- a CDS encoding NAD-dependent epimerase/dehydratase family protein → MKVLVTGATGYIGSAVCEALKAAGHQPQGLARSEEKAHLLESKGFVSRRGDLADLNSLRAAVADVDAVIHAADAEGPTMGAIAKAAVETMLSALAGSKRPFLYTSGVWVVGDTDGRMVGEVCALHPPELVAWRPAVEEMVLASKSSGVRPVVLRPGVVYGRGGGIVASLFADARAHGAVRIIGKGANCWSSVHIDDLADLYVRAVAEPASGEVFFACGGMPQPVEKIGRAVAKACGIEGKIESIPLEAARRHIGLVADCLAMDCRAGSTKAARFFGWTVTKPLIFDEILSGSYLS
- a CDS encoding PAS domain-containing sensor histidine kinase, whose amino-acid sequence is MTDDTHYLPSARLPRSAVREQLKIALRPEVLLKLVNTTSEPLAILNPERQIVYCNEACWRLAGLSSQDEAIGLRPGDLLHCVNVAERPGGCGTTENCQFCDLAQALVKGQEGHATAGRCLIEGSLTASAAGTDYQVRVTPIPEAGPGWVCYSMTDISRESRRRALERTFFHDIMNRAFAVEGVADALVDESISSTDREDLTSMLGVAVRGLVEEIKSQRVLLAAESGELAVDPVQLNSLDVLRDAVRTGAAFWLDEDARLEIELGSQSVDFESDPALLGRILVNLLKNAIESSEPGQTVVTGCHRDREEVCFFVHNEGAMKPAVAARVFQRSYSTKGHSRGLGTYSVRLLTEEYLGGEVSFQSAPAAGTTFQVRLPLIARPRQATDTAETTR
- a CDS encoding polyphosphate polymerase domain-containing protein, with translation METMQSPSIDPGQFRRFASEIKFVIGRPLAEEVRSWARRNLMADPHGCGADQDAYTITTLYLDTEEFDVLSRTGSFARGKYRIRRYGSGRTVFLERKMKSRGLVCKKRSQIEMAEMSRLVEPEAERGWDGYWFHRRILARGLRPVCQIAYSRTARMGMTETGPIRLTLDDAVRALPAHGFAFDSRRQAVPLSEDRVVLELKYRGEVPELFQRFMADFSLNPRNSSKYRSAGKALSLGHFAAQVEEEAIGFTAGGAQCLTF